The segment CGGAAACGTGTTCCTGTTCGGTGCCACCAGCGGTGAGGCTCTCATCCGCGGTGTCGTCGGCGAGCGTTTCGCCGTTCGTAACTCCGGTGCCGTTGCCGTCGTCGAAGGCGTCGGCGATCACGGCTGCGAGTACATGACCGGCGGCAAGGTCGTCATTCTGGGCACGACGGGCCGTAACTTCGGTGCCGGTATGTCCGGCGGCGTCGCGTTCGTCTTCGATCCGAACAAGACGTTCGAGGCCAATCTCAACACCGAGCTGGTCGACATCGAGGAGCTCGAAGGTGACGAGTTCACCTGGCTCCGCGACATCGTCACTCGCCATCAGGAGCAGACCGGCTCCGAGGTGGCCGAGCGGATCCTCGCGGATTGGTCACAGCAGGTGAACCATTTCGTGAAGGTCATGCCTCGCGACTACAAGAAGGTACTGCTGGCCATCTCCGAAGCCGAGAAGAACGGCGCGGACGTGGACGAAGCGATCATGGAGGCAGCTCGTGGGTGACCCACAGGGATTTCTGAAGAACACGGTTCGCGAAGTACCGAAGCGGCGGCCCGTCGACCTGCGCCTGATGGACTGGAAAGAGGTCTACGAAGACTTCTCGAAGGACACCCTGCGCACCCAGGCGAGTCGATGCATGGATTGCGGTATTCCGTTCTGCCACAACGGTTGCCCGCTGGGGAACCTCATTCCCGAGTGGAACGACCTGGTGTTCAAGGACCGTTGGCGCGACAGCATCGATCGGTTGCACGCCACCAACAACTTCCCGGAGTTCACCGGACGGTTGTGCCCCGCCCCGTGCGAGGCGTCGTGCGTCCTGGGCATCAACCAGGATCCGGTCACCATCAAGCAGGTCGAGGTCGAGATCATCGACAAGGCCTTCGAAGAGGGCTGGGTCACGCCCGTTTACCCGACCCACCTGACCGGTAGGACCGTCGCCGTCGTCGGCTCCGGACCCGCGGGACTCGCTGCAGCGCAGCAGCTCACCCGCGCCGGCCACACCGTCACGGTGTTCGAGCGGGCCGACCGCATCGGCGGACTGCTGCGTTACGGCATCCCCGAGTTCAAGATGGAGAAGCGCCACATCGATCGTCGGCTGGCGCAGATGGAGGCCGAGGGCACCGTCTTCCGCACCGGTGTCGATGTGGGCGTGGACATCTCGGCCGACGAACTGCGCGAGCAGTTCGACGCCGTGGTCCTCTCCGGCGGTGCCACCGCATGGCGCGACCTGCCGATCGAGGGCCGCGAACTCGACGGCATCTACCAGGCCATGGAGTTCCTGCCGCACGCCAACCGCGTCCAGCAGGGCGACTTCGCTGCGCCGCCAGTCAGCGCCGAGGGCAAGAAGGTCGTCATCATCGGCGGCGGCGACACCGGTGCCGACTGCCTCGGCACCTCGCACCGTCAGGGTGCCGAGAGCGTTCACCAGTTCGAGATCATGGCCCGCCCGCCCGAAGAGCGTGCGACGTCCACCCCGTGGCCGACGTACCCGCTGATGTACCGGGTGGCCTCCGCTCACGAAGAGGGTGGCGAACGCGTCTTCTCGGTCAACACCGAGCGTTTCGTCGGCGAAGACGGCAAGGTCACCGCACTCGAAGCCTGCGAGGTCGAGTTCAAGGCAGGCAAGTTCGAGAAGGTCGAGGGCAGTGAATTCACCCTCGAAGCCGATCTGGTTCTGCTCGCCATGGGATTCGTCGGACCGGACAAGGGCGGTCTGCTGACCGACCTGGGTGTCGACTTCAACCATCGCGGCAACGTCGAGCGCACCAACGAGTGGGTCACCAACGTCCCCGGCGTGTTCGTCGCCGGAGACATGGGTCGCGGCCAGTCGCTCATCGTGTGGGCCATCGCCGAGGGCCGCTCTTGCGCGGCCGCCGTCGACACCTTCCTGCAGGGAGCAACCGCACTGCCGTCGCCGATCGTGCCCACCCAGGCGCCGCAGCGGTAGGTCGCGTTTTTCTGCCGAGCTCGAAGTTATGGATGGATTACGGTCCGATTCCGTCCATAACTTCGAGCTCGGCTGCGTTTCATGACCTCGCCCACGCGGTTACGTCCGTTAACCATGTAGGCATCTGATGGTCACAGGCCGCTGTCATTGTGGTGATCGAACAACGAAGCGTTCGATCACCCAGTGAGGCCCCCTCCCCATGAGTGTCAAGAAGATCTGCGCCGGTATCGGCGTCGCTGCAGCTGTTGCGTCCGGACTTGTCGTCGGAACGGCATCACCCGCCGCCGCCGACCCAGCCGATTGTCCGACGATGTACGTCGTGGCCATTCCGGGCACGTGGGAGACCAGCTCGGGCGCGGCCCCGAAGCCGGGCATGCTCACCGACGTCACCGATCGTCTCGGTAGCGACATTCGCACCGACTACGTCTCGTATCCCGCCACCGCGTTCCCCTGGGAAGGCGAGGTGTACGGGCAGTCCCGTGCCGAGGCCGTCGCCAACGCGGGCGGGATGCTGAAGGCCATGGCGGATCGTTGCGGTGCAACGAAACTCGGCATCATCGGGTACAGCCAGGGAGCGGACGCGGCGGGCGATCTCGCCGCTGCCATCGGCACCGGAGTGGGCGTCGTGCCTGCGGACAAGGTGGTAGCGGTCGGCTTGATCTCCGACCCGAAGCGCTCCGATACCGATGCTCTGGTGGGGCCGGCCGTGGTCGGAACCGGTGTCGGCGGACCCCGCGTCGGCGGATTCGGCTACGTCAGCCCCGTGGTGCGGACGTTCTGTGCCGTCGGCGATCTGTACTGCTCGACGCCCAAGGACGACTACGTCGCGCGGCTGGCCGGCTTCCTGGCCGTGTCGTCCAACCCTGCGCCGAACGTCGCCGATCAGTACTCGCAGGAAGCGCAGTCCCTGATTGCGGACCTCGCAGCAGCGGGTGGTCTGCCGGTGCTGCAGGGCCAGCTGTCCGATCAGGCGAACGCACAGCGTCAGCGTGAGATCGAGGCGTTCTACCGCTCCGGTATCCACCAGGAGTACCAGAGCTACGACGTCGGGAACGGCCAGTCCGCGACGCGGTGGTTGGCGCGCTATCTCGCCGACGCGGTCTGACGGCGTAGCAGCACGAAGACGGCAACTGCACTGACGGCCATCAGGCCTGCGCTCGCGCCCGACGCAAGATTGAAGCCGTCGATGAAAGACGAGTTCGCGACGGCAGTCAACTGCGATGCGAAAGGCTCCGGCAGGTAGTCGGCGACGGCGACGGCACCGCCGATGGTCTCTCGTGCCGGATCGGCGATCTCTGCAGGCGTCTGCGCGGGGATGGCGTCGTCCATGCGGTGGCGGTAGGCGGTGCTGCCGATCGTGCCGAGGATGGCGATGCCGACGGCGCCGCCCAATTCGGCTCCGGTTTCGGACAATGCCGATGCCGCACCGGCCTTTTCGGGGGCCGCGGCGGTGAGCACGATGTCGGAGTTGAGTGTCGAGGCGGCACCTATTCCGAAGGTCAGCACGGCCATGCCGGTGAGCAGTAGCGGCAGTCCCGAGTCGGCGCTGACGAATGCCATTGCCGTGCAACCGATGGCGATGGCCAACAGTCCGCCCGCAATGATCGTGCCTGTCCGGATCACCTTGCTCAGCGTCGGTGCGAGCACGGCACCGGCCGCGGCGGCGACGGCGGGAACGAGCAGCCACAGACCGGCTTCGAGCGGCCCCAGCCCGACGACGAGCTGGAGGTACTGGGAGGCGAAGAGACTGAATCCGGTCATGGCGAAGATGACCAGGAACTGCACCACGACCGCTGCACTGAAGGCTCGTTCGGCGAACAGCGTGACGTCGATCAGCGGGTTCGCCGCCTTGCGCTGCCGGAGAACGAACAGTGTGCCCAACGCCAGCCCGGCCAGCGTGCTGACGGCTGCTGCGGTGTCGATTCCTTCCTGCGCGCCGTGTTTGATGGCGAAGACGATCGAGAGCATCGAGGCGATCGCGAGCACCACGCTGATCGGATCGAATCTGCCGGGGTCGGCGTCCTTGAACTCGGGGACCAGGAGTGGGGCCGCGACGAACAGCACGATCATGATCGGGATGTTGATCAGGAACACCGAACCCCACCAGAAGTGCTCGAGCAGAACACCTCCGATGACCGGCCCCACCGCGGCACCGCCCGCGAAACCGGCGGTCCACAGGCCGATGGCTTCCTTGCGTTGGGTTGGATCGTGAAACATGTTGCGTATCAGGGACAATGTGCTCGGAGCGATGGTGGCGCCACCGATCCCCAGTAGTGCCCGCGCCACGAGCAGCATCTCGGGGGAAGTGGAGAACGTCGCGGCGAGTGACGCGGCACCGAAGACGACGGCACCGATCATGAGCAGGGTGCGTCTTCCGATCCGATCGCCGAGCGAGCCCATCGTGATGAGGAGGCCGGCGAGCAGAAACCCGTAAATGTCGAGAATCCACAGCGTCTGGTTGCCGGTGGGTTCGAGATCGGCCGTCATGAACGGCAGGGCCAGATACAGCACCGACATGTCCATCGACACGACGAGAATCGGCACCACCAGCACTGCGAGGCCGAGCCAATCCTTCCTGGTGGCGCGTTGGTCGGTTGCCGTCTGGCTCACTGTGACTTCCCTTCCCGAATGGACACCTCAGCTTAGGTGGGTCGGGAGTACGTTCGGTGAAGAAATGTGTGTCTCGCCGAACGAAGGAAACATCACCTCATGACCAACGATCTGAAGGTCGTCGCGAAAATCGTCGCCAAGCCGGATGCCGTCGACGCCGTGCGAGACGGCCTCGCCGCGCTCGTCGCCGAATCACGCAAGGAAGACGGGAACATCTCCTACGAATTGTTCGAGTCTGCCGTGGAGGCGGGCACCTTCATCACCATCGAGGTGTGGAAGTCGCAGGAGGACCTCGACGGTCACATGCAGACCCCGCATCTGCAGCAGGCGCTAAGCGAGTTCGGTGCCCATCTCGCGGCTCCGCCCGCCATCCATCCGCTCAGACCCGTCGGCTGAGTCACCCCGCGCGCTGACGTACACGAGCGCCGAGACGGCCAGCAGAGCCGCTGTTGCACCGATCGCGAGCCAGCCGGTCCCGCTCATCTCGCCCGACGCGATGATGCGGGCACCGGCGGCGGTGTAACTCATCGGCATGAACGCCGCCAGATCGCCCCAGATGGGTGCAGTCGACGCGTATGCGAAGCCGCAGACGACGACCTGCACCACGAGGGCGACGACGTTGACGATCTGGCCGACCACGGCGCCGAGCACCCGTTGAATCGCTCCCGCTGCGGCGAGGTATGCCGCGGCGGAGACGATCAGGAAGACACCTGCACCGAGCACGGGCCCGAGGGCCGCATCGGTGGCGAAGGCGAACGCGACGGCGGCGCTGATGCCCACCGCGGCGACGGCTGCAACCACCGAGAGCAGTCGTGGGCTGCTGTCCTTGCCGAGTACTCGCACGAGGCTGACGCATCCGAGGGCTCCGAGAGCCACCAGCGCCGCGATCAGATACGGGGTGGCACCGGTGCCGGTGGACGTCGTGGTGGCCGCGAGATTCTGGTCCGTCGTGGCGTCGTCGGTCGCGGACGCACCCGGCGGGAGTGCCGCGGAGGCGTCGCGCACGTTGGTGGCGATGCCGCTGACGATTCCCTCGACCGGTCCGACGGCCGTTACGAGTTGATCGGTACCGGCTTTGAGCTGCTGTCCGCCGTCGTCGAGCTGGCCGAGTCCGTCACGCAGCTGGACGGTGGCGTCGCCTAGCTGCGCCGTGGCACCGAGGAACTGACTGTTCGGATCGTTGAGTTCGGAGGACAGCTGCTGCGCACCGCCCTTGAGGGTCTGCAGCTGGGCGAGGGTGTCGGGCCCGAACGCCTGCGTGTTCAGCGTGTCGATGACCCCGCGGATCTCGCCGGAGATGGCGTCGGATCCTGGGTGCGGGAAGCGATCGACCTGGTCTGCGGTGGCGGCGAGTTTCGCGGTGAAATCGGCCTGCAGAGCGCCGAAGCCGGTGAGCTGGTCGACAACCTGGTCGACGCCACCGCTGATCTGCGACGCGCCGTCCCCGAGCTGACCGATGCCGTCGCGGTACTGCCCGAATCCGTCGGCGAGCTGAATGGTTCCGTCGTGCGCCTGTGTGATGCCGTCGGCGAGCTGCCCGACGCCGTCGTTGAGCTGCGTTCCGCCGTCCGTCAGCTGGCCGATGCCGCTGGAGAGAAACGTGATGGGCAGAGATGCGCTGTTCAGGCTGCTCCTGGCCGCGGCCAGAGGATCCGCCGTCTGCTGGTCCGGTGCCGGTGCCTGCTCCGTGTCGGCGACGACGGTGGTGGTGGACGTGGATTCGCCGCCGAGGTCGTAGCCGGTGCCGAGTGCAAAGGCACCTACCGCCACCAGAGGAAACGCCAGCGCAGTGAGAGCAACGGCAGGACGTCGGAAGATACGCAATTCACCCATGATGAGTTCGAGGCTAACTGCCAGGTGCGGCCTCGCCGACCACTCGGTGACCGTCGATGCCCCGTTTCATGCCCTCTACCTGGGAGTTTAAGAGCTCTCTGTGGATTACCGGTTGCGGGGCAGCAGGTCCCACACATGCTCGGTCTCGTTGACCGAGGAGACGGACCTCGCGCCGCTGCGCGAGAACAGCACACGTGTCACCGAGCAGTAGTCGATCGGAAAGCCGAGCACCTTCGGGGTCTGCAGAATGTCCTGCAGCAGGATGTTGATCACGCCGCCGTGGGCGAAGAGCGCCACGGTGTCGGTATGTGCGCTCGCCGAGACGATATCGCCGACACCGGCCAGAACTCGCTGCCGAAACGCCTGCTCGTCGACCTGCTCGGGCAGATGACCGGCCTTGATGCGATCGAAGGCCTCACGGAACTCGGTCTTGGCCGACTCGATCGGAACGTAGCCGCCGAAGTCGCGATCGTATTCGGTCAGGCGATCGTCGGGTTCGACTGTCAGACCGAGCCGATCGGCAAGGGGTTGCGCAGTCTGGACGGCCCGCAGCTGCGAACTCGAGACGACTCGGGAGATCGGGAACCGGGCGACGGCACCGGGCACCCGTAGGGACTGTTCGACGCCGAGTTCGGCGAGAGCGGGATCGGCCGAGGTCTCCGACCGTTGCGGGAGGGCATGCCGCACCAGAACCAGTTGCATCGACTCACCTAATCACGAGTGTGCGACCGCTGCGCAGCACCATCGATCGAAATGCTGCCACCTGACGCGGCGAATCGGCCTGTGGATTCCACACCATGCCGATTCGCCTGCGTGCGGCCGGTTGGGTGAGTCCGATGTCCACGGTTCCGCCCTCGCCGCCATGCGCACGGATTCGAGGCAGGATGGCTATGCCGAGACCGGCCCCGACGAGTCCGCGCACCGTGTGGGTGTCCTGCCCCTCGAAGGCGATGCGCGGGCTGAAACCGGCGTCCGCCCACAGCTCATCGCAGATCGACCGCATCCCGAAACCGTGGCCCATCGCGATGTAGTTCTCGTCGGCGGTGTCGGCGAGATCGACCGATCTGCGTGAGGCGAGGCGATGATCGGCCGGAACCACGAGCATCAGCCTCTCGTCGTAGAGCTGGAACGAGTTGTTGTCGGTGTGCTCTGCGCTGAGGGAGACGAACGCCAGGTCCGAGACACCGTCGGCGAGACGGTCGAGGCAGCGTGCACGGGCACCCTGGTCCAGATCGAACGTGACGGCCGGGTGGTCGACGCGAAACTGCCGGATCAGCGCCGGTACGACGTCCTCGCCCAGGGTGTTCTGAAACGCCACCGCTATTCGGCCGCGGGCCCGGGCGTCGTGCTCGGTCATGGCGTCGATGCCGGCGTCGATATCGCTCAACGCCCGCTGGAGATAGGGAATCAGCACTCGGCCGGTGCTGGTGAGCACGATGCCGCGGCCGCGTCGTTCGACGATGTCGACGCCCAGAATCGCTGAGGCTCGGGCGACCTGCCGACTGACGGTGGGCTGTGGAACGCCCAGGACGTGGGCCGCGTCGGTGATGTGTTCGGTGTCGGCCACCGCGACGAGGGTCGGCAGCAGCGGCAACAGTTCGATGGCTTCCCGGCGCATATCTCGAATCATATTGCTCATGTATCGGTTGGGTGCATTTCATGCATTGGACGAATACCGAGAGCGCTTCTAACGTGATCTGCATGACTACGACGCGGCCCGAGGTCCTCGGATGGGAGGGACACCCCAGGGGATCGCGCGAATACCGCCGGCTCGTGTTGGCGCTGCTGTTCGCCGGAATCGCGACGTTCGCTCAGCTGTATTCGGTGCAGGGCATCCTTCCGCTCATCGCCGCCAACCTCGATATCACACCGTCGCTGTCCTCGCTTGCGGTCGGACTCGCTACGGTCGGCGTTGCGGTGTCGGTCATTCCCTGGTCGGTGGCGGCCGACCGTATCGGTCGAGTCCGGGCCATGACGGCGTCGATCCTCACTGCCACGACATTGGGACTGCTGGTACCGCTCGCGCCGTCGCTCGAAGTGCTCCTGGTCGTTCGATTCTTCGAAGGTGCGGCGCTGGGCGGTCTTCCGGCCATCGCGATCGCGTACCTCAGTGAAGAAGTCCATCGGAATCACACGGCCCTTGCTGCAGCGACGTACGTGTCCGGCACGACGCTCGGCGGACTGCTCGGCCGCATCGTCGCGGGACCCGTTGCGGAATACACCAACTGGCGTATCGGCACGTTGACCGTGTCGGTGATCGCTGCATTGGCTGCCGCACTGTTCGTCTGGCTAGCACCGAAGCCGCGAACAACTCTGGTGCACAGCCAGATTCGTGACCTACCGGGCCGACTCTGGATGAACCTACGTGAACCGGGGATGGCGGCACTCTACGGCCAGGGTTTCCTGCTGATGGGCGGCTTCGTCGCGGTCTACAACTACCTCGGATTCCGTTTGGAGGCCGTGCCTTTCCGGCTCCCGCAGTCTCTGATCAGCCTGATCTTCGTGGCGTACCTCAGCGGTACGGTGTCCTCACGGGTAGCGGGCAATCTCGCGACGAAGCACGGCAGGTCGGTGGTCCTCGCCGGATCCACCGCGACGATGATCGCTGGAGTGGCCCTGACGACGGCGTCGAACCTCGTCGTCATCCTGACCGGCTTGGTGATCCTGACCATGGGATTCTTTGCGGCCCACGCCATCGCGTCGGGATGGACCGGACAGCGTGCAGTCCACGGCCGCGCACAGGCAACGTCGCTGTACAACCTCTTCTACTACGGCGGATCGTCGATAGTCGGATGGATCGGCGGAGTCGTGTTCCAGTCCCTGGGATGGAACGCGTTGGCGCTGTTCGTCATTGCGCTGGCACTGATCGCAGGCATCTGGGCTGCATGCCTGAACGGCCGATTGGCGAAGCCTGTGTCAATAGGTTGAAGTGTTTGCGGCAGCGATGGCAAAAATAACGATCGCACCCACGATGATGATGACGAACAGTGCGATCGAGACATACCCGACGATCAGGCCCGCCGTCGCGAACCCGGATCCGCCTTCTCCGGTGCGCCTGATCTGACCACGTGAAATGTGGCCACACACCACAGCGCAGACCGACGCAACCAACGGGATGAACGTCAGACCGAGAATGGCCAACACGAGCGAGACAATCGCCAACGTGTTGGTCGCCGCAGGGGCCTGATACCCGCCGACATAGGGCGCATTCCCGTACTGGGGATTGGGGTATTGGGGGTTCTGGTACTGCGCGTTCGGATTCTGATAGGGCGGGTACTGCTGCCCGCCGTACGGCTGATCCTTGTTCGCTGCGTCGAACGAATCGCTGCCTTCACCCTGCGGATAGCCCATGGCGGGAGTGTGACACCTCGAGACAGCCGTCGCAACCGTTCTCTCTCGGTCACCCACACCGGTCCCCCGAGTCCACTCGATGTGCCATTGACTGCCGAAAAGGTCACTGAATGTCACATCGAGTGGACTGCGGGGTTCGGGTGCACTCGGGAATCGGGTGCAGCCGGGTATGGATCGGCGACTACAGGTTGGGCAGTTTGACTACCTGTCCGGCGTAGGAGAGTCCGGCACCGAAGGCGAGGAGGAGTGCGGTGTCTCCTGCTTTTGCTTTGCCGGTACGCAGTAGTTCTTCCATGGCCAGGGGGATCGATGCTGCCGAGGTGTTGCCGGTTTCGGCGATGTCGTTGGCGACCGGGGTGCCGTCGGCGAGGTTCAGGCTTTTGGCCAGGAGTTCGGTGATGCGGCTGTTGGCCTGGTGGGGGATGAAGGCGTGCAGTTCGTCGGTTTTGATGCCGGCGACGTCGAGGACTCGCTGCGCGGCTTTGCCCATTTCGAATGCGGCCCAGCGGAAGACGGAGATTCCGTTCATCCGGATCCAGGGTCGCTCGAGGCCTTCTTCGGTGATGTAGTCGTACCAGTCGGTTGTCTGGACGATGGCGTCGGATTGCGAGCCGTCGGAGCCCCAGACGGCGGGTCCGATCTCGGTTTCGTCGCTCTGTCCGACGACCACGGCACCGGCGCCGTCGGCGAAGATGAAGCGTGTGGTGCGGTCGTAGGGGTCAGTGGTGACGCTGAGCTGTTCTGCACCGATGACGAGGACGTACTTGGACGTTCCGGCCTTGACCAGGTCCGATGCAACGGCGAGGGAGTAGCAGAAGCCTGCGCAGCCGGCGCAGATGTCGAATGCGGCGGGCCCCTTGGTGCCGAGTCCGTGCGCTACTTTCGCAGCTGCTTGGGGTGTCAGTTCGAGATGCGTCGAGGTGGCGACGATGACGGTGTCGACTTGGTCGGCCGTGATTCCGCTGGCCTCGAGGGCCTTACGACCTGCCGCGATGGACATCTCGACGACGTTTTCCTTGGGATCGGCGAAGCGCCGGTTCTTGATTCCCGAGCGGGTCTGGATCCACTCGTCGCTCGAGTCGATGAATTCACAGATCTCGTCGTTGGTCACGACTCTCTCGGGGCGGTGAACGCCGAGTCCGAGTAGTTTCGACTGTCGTCCCTGCGTCGTGCTGATCGCACCCATCTTCAATTTCCTCTCGTGCTACCGCGCCATCGCCGAGCTTCGGCTCGGGTCTTGGGCTGCGGGCTCGGTGACACACGTTACGTGCGTCGCCGCGAGGAGTTCACACCAGTTCGGCGATGAGGGCTGCGACCTCGGCGGGTTTGTCGATCATGGCGTGGTGATGGGCGGGCATGACGACGGTGAACTCGGCGCGCAGATACGCGGCGAGCTTGCGTTGAGTCTTGATCCATCTCTTGCCCCACGGGGAGGGTCGGCCGGTGTGGGCTGCGGCGACTATGGCGGGCACATCGAGTCGGAACTGCTTACGGATGCGGTGGAGTTCGACGGTGAGATCGGGGTAGACGACGTCTTCGACCAGTGCGGCTGCGAGGTAGGTGGGTCGGCGATAGATGTCGTCGACCCAGTCGAACGTCTCCTGCGGTGTGCCGTCGGGCGGTGTCGCCTGGTTGAGGACACGGCGCACATGGGGTCCGACCAGCTGTTGCAGACCGGTCTTGGTGAGCACCGCCGCGATCAGGTGTGCGGTCTCGACGCGTACGGCAGCCGGGATGAAACGTCGGGGATCGGATTCGGCGCTGGAATCGAGGAGCAGGACTCCGCGGATGCGCGACGGGTACAGGCGGGCGACGGCCTCTGCATAAAAGCCGGCAATCGAATGACCTGCGACGACGGCAGGTTCGGTGACGCCGAGTGCGTCGAGAACTCCGATGATGCGGTCGGCTTCGCCTCGGACGGTGGGCGTGGCTCCGGCCGGAAGTGGATCGCTGAGTCCGAAGCCGGGTCGGTCGATGACCACGACGTGGTGTTCGGCCGCGAGGATGTCGACAGTGTCCTGCCAATCGAACCAATTGCTTCCCAGTCCGCCGCACAGGACGACCGTGGGACCCGATCCGCGGACGAGAATGTGCAGACGCTGGCCATCGATTTCGACGTACTGCCCGGGCGGATGTTTCACGGGAAACAACGCAGTGGGCTCGGTGCTTGCTGCGCGATCCATGTTCTCTCCAGGGCGATCTGCGTGACGTGATTCCGGTTTTCGCCACTGTTTACAGTCATCTTCCCTGTTTTCTGGCCGACCGTCCACTCGACGGAGGCAGGCGCGGACGTCATTGACGGGGTTTGGCCAGCGGGAACGCCAACGTTTCGCGGATGCTACCTCCGGTGATGAGCATGACGACCCTGTCGACGCCCATGCCGAGACCACCGGTCGGCGGCATTCCGTGCTCGAGCGCCTGCAGGAAGTCCTCGTCCAAGCTCATTGCCTCCTCGTCGCCGCCCGCCGCCAACAGCGACTGTTCGGCCAGGCGCTGCCGCTGATCGACGGGGTCGGTCAACTCGCTGTAGGCGGTGCCCAGCTCCACGCCCCACGCGACCAGGTCCCACTTCTCCGCGACGCCCGGAATGCTCCGATGTGGCCTCGTCAACGGCGACATCGACGTCGGGAAGTCCTTGTAGAAGGTGGGGAACTCGGTGTAGTCCTCGACCAGGTGTTCGTACATTCCCTGTGCGACGGCTCCTGCATCCCAGGTCTTTTCGTACGGAATGTCGTTCTCGTCGCACAGACGTTGCAGTTGGTCCAGTGACGTCGACGGTTCGACGGGAACACCCAACTTTTCGGCGACGGCACCGTGCAGCGTCTTGACGGGCCACTCACCGGAGATGTCGATCTCGATCATCTCCCCGTCCGGACCGTCCGGCCGCAGGATGATCTCCCGGCCGTGAGCTGCGACGGCGGCCCGCTGAATCAGTTCGCGGCACAACACCATTGCGCGTTCGTAGTCGCTGTGCGCCTCGTATGCCTCGAGGATCGTGAACTCGGGATTGTGCTTGAAGTCCGCGCCCTCGTTGCGGAACACACGCCCGATCTCGAACACCTTCTCCATACCGCCCACACACAGGCGCTTGAGGTAGAGCTCAGGAGCTATCCGCAGATAGAGATCGAGATTGTAGGCATTGATGTGGGTGACGAACGGCGCGGCGTTCGCACCCCCGTGCACCTGCTGCAGAATCGGAGTCTCGACTTCCATGTATCCGCGCTCGCTGAGTGAATCACGCAGTGATTTCACCACATTCGAGCGGGCGATCATCAGGGCACGTGCGTCGCGATTGATCGCCAGATCGACATAGCGTTGCCGCACCCGAGCTTCCGGGTCGGTGAGGCCGCGATACTTGTCCGGCAACGGATGCAGGCACTTTGCGTTCATTCGCCACTCGGTGGCCAACAGCGACAGTTCACCACGCCTGCTGTATCCGATAGTGCCGCTGACTTCGATGAGGTCACCCAGGTCGAAGTCGGCATCGAATTCCTCGATTCTGTCGCCGA is part of the Rhodococcus sp. SBT000017 genome and harbors:
- a CDS encoding LysR family transcriptional regulator; amino-acid sequence: MSNMIRDMRREAIELLPLLPTLVAVADTEHITDAAHVLGVPQPTVSRQVARASAILGVDIVERRGRGIVLTSTGRVLIPYLQRALSDIDAGIDAMTEHDARARGRIAVAFQNTLGEDVVPALIRQFRVDHPAVTFDLDQGARARCLDRLADGVSDLAFVSLSAEHTDNNSFQLYDERLMLVVPADHRLASRRSVDLADTADENYIAMGHGFGMRSICDELWADAGFSPRIAFEGQDTHTVRGLVGAGLGIAILPRIRAHGGEGGTVDIGLTQPAARRRIGMVWNPQADSPRQVAAFRSMVLRSGRTLVIR
- a CDS encoding histidine phosphatase family protein; this encodes MQLVLVRHALPQRSETSADPALAELGVEQSLRVPGAVARFPISRVVSSSQLRAVQTAQPLADRLGLTVEPDDRLTEYDRDFGGYVPIESAKTEFREAFDRIKAGHLPEQVDEQAFRQRVLAGVGDIVSASAHTDTVALFAHGGVINILLQDILQTPKVLGFPIDYCSVTRVLFSRSGARSVSSVNETEHVWDLLPRNR
- a CDS encoding cutinase family protein — protein: MSVKKICAGIGVAAAVASGLVVGTASPAAADPADCPTMYVVAIPGTWETSSGAAPKPGMLTDVTDRLGSDIRTDYVSYPATAFPWEGEVYGQSRAEAVANAGGMLKAMADRCGATKLGIIGYSQGADAAGDLAAAIGTGVGVVPADKVVAVGLISDPKRSDTDALVGPAVVGTGVGGPRVGGFGYVSPVVRTFCAVGDLYCSTPKDDYVARLAGFLAVSSNPAPNVADQYSQEAQSLIADLAAAGGLPVLQGQLSDQANAQRQREIEAFYRSGIHQEYQSYDVGNGQSATRWLARYLADAV
- a CDS encoding putative quinol monooxygenase; the protein is MTNDLKVVAKIVAKPDAVDAVRDGLAALVAESRKEDGNISYELFESAVEAGTFITIEVWKSQEDLDGHMQTPHLQQALSEFGAHLAAPPAIHPLRPVG
- a CDS encoding phage infection protein, producing MGELRIFRRPAVALTALAFPLVAVGAFALGTGYDLGGESTSTTTVVADTEQAPAPDQQTADPLAAARSSLNSASLPITFLSSGIGQLTDGGTQLNDGVGQLADGITQAHDGTIQLADGFGQYRDGIGQLGDGASQISGGVDQVVDQLTGFGALQADFTAKLAATADQVDRFPHPGSDAISGEIRGVIDTLNTQAFGPDTLAQLQTLKGGAQQLSSELNDPNSQFLGATAQLGDATVQLRDGLGQLDDGGQQLKAGTDQLVTAVGPVEGIVSGIATNVRDASAALPPGASATDDATTDQNLAATTTSTGTGATPYLIAALVALGALGCVSLVRVLGKDSSPRLLSVVAAVAAVGISAAVAFAFATDAALGPVLGAGVFLIVSAAAYLAAAGAIQRVLGAVVGQIVNVVALVVQVVVCGFAYASTAPIWGDLAAFMPMSYTAAGARIIASGEMSGTGWLAIGATAALLAVSALVYVSARGDSADGSERMDGGRSREMGTELA
- a CDS encoding MFS transporter, with the protein product MSQTATDQRATRKDWLGLAVLVVPILVVSMDMSVLYLALPFMTADLEPTGNQTLWILDIYGFLLAGLLITMGSLGDRIGRRTLLMIGAVVFGAASLAATFSTSPEMLLVARALLGIGGATIAPSTLSLIRNMFHDPTQRKEAIGLWTAGFAGGAAVGPVIGGVLLEHFWWGSVFLINIPIMIVLFVAAPLLVPEFKDADPGRFDPISVVLAIASMLSIVFAIKHGAQEGIDTAAAVSTLAGLALGTLFVLRQRKAANPLIDVTLFAERAFSAAVVVQFLVIFAMTGFSLFASQYLQLVVGLGPLEAGLWLLVPAVAAAAGAVLAPTLSKVIRTGTIIAGGLLAIAIGCTAMAFVSADSGLPLLLTGMAVLTFGIGAASTLNSDIVLTAAAPEKAGAASALSETGAELGGAVGIAILGTIGSTAYRHRMDDAIPAQTPAEIADPARETIGGAVAVADYLPEPFASQLTAVANSSFIDGFNLASGASAGLMAVSAVAVFVLLRRQTASAR
- a CDS encoding glutamate synthase subunit beta — translated: MGDPQGFLKNTVREVPKRRPVDLRLMDWKEVYEDFSKDTLRTQASRCMDCGIPFCHNGCPLGNLIPEWNDLVFKDRWRDSIDRLHATNNFPEFTGRLCPAPCEASCVLGINQDPVTIKQVEVEIIDKAFEEGWVTPVYPTHLTGRTVAVVGSGPAGLAAAQQLTRAGHTVTVFERADRIGGLLRYGIPEFKMEKRHIDRRLAQMEAEGTVFRTGVDVGVDISADELREQFDAVVLSGGATAWRDLPIEGRELDGIYQAMEFLPHANRVQQGDFAAPPVSAEGKKVVIIGGGDTGADCLGTSHRQGAESVHQFEIMARPPEERATSTPWPTYPLMYRVASAHEEGGERVFSVNTERFVGEDGKVTALEACEVEFKAGKFEKVEGSEFTLEADLVLLAMGFVGPDKGGLLTDLGVDFNHRGNVERTNEWVTNVPGVFVAGDMGRGQSLIVWAIAEGRSCAAAVDTFLQGATALPSPIVPTQAPQR